In Streptococcus dysgalactiae subsp. dysgalactiae, the following are encoded in one genomic region:
- a CDS encoding sugar ABC transporter permease, whose amino-acid sequence MKNKRRFQLGLVYATLIILSIIWLFPIAWVLLTSFRGEGTAYVNYFIPKTFTLDHYIKLFTNETFPFGRWFLNTFVVATFTCIISTFITVAMAYSLSRIKFKFRNRFLKLALILNMFPGFMSMIAIYYILKALGLTQTLTALVLVYSAGAALGFYIAKGFFDTIPYSLDESAMIDGATRMDIFFKITLPLSKPIIVYTALLAFMGPWIDFIFAQVILGDATSKYTVAIGLFSMLQPDTINNWFMAFTAGSVLIAVPITLLFMFMQKYYVEGITGGSVK is encoded by the coding sequence ATGAAAAACAAACGTCGATTTCAACTTGGCCTCGTTTATGCCACTTTAATTATCCTCTCAATCATTTGGCTCTTCCCAATTGCTTGGGTCCTTCTGACAAGTTTCCGTGGTGAAGGGACAGCCTATGTGAATTATTTTATTCCAAAAACTTTCACATTAGATCACTACATCAAGCTTTTTACCAATGAGACTTTCCCATTTGGCAGATGGTTCTTGAACACCTTTGTGGTAGCTACCTTTACTTGTATCATTTCAACCTTTATCACCGTTGCGATGGCCTATTCACTCAGCCGTATCAAGTTTAAATTCCGCAATCGCTTCTTGAAGCTGGCCCTTATTTTAAATATGTTCCCTGGTTTCATGAGCATGATTGCTATCTACTACATCTTGAAAGCTTTGGGCCTTACACAAACCTTGACAGCTCTTGTTCTGGTGTATTCAGCAGGTGCTGCTCTAGGCTTCTACATTGCTAAAGGGTTCTTTGATACTATTCCTTACTCGCTCGATGAATCAGCTATGATCGATGGAGCTACTCGGATGGATATTTTCTTCAAGATTACCCTACCTTTGTCAAAACCTATTATTGTTTATACTGCTCTTCTAGCATTCATGGGACCTTGGATTGACTTTATCTTTGCCCAAGTTATCTTAGGAGATGCTACAAGCAAATACACCGTTGCTATCGGTCTCTTTTCAATGCTTCAGCCAGATACCATTAACAACTGGTTTATGGCCTTCACTGCTGGTTCTGTCTTAATTGCCGTCCCAATCACTCTCCTCTTCATGTTTATGCAAAAATACTATGTTGAAGGAATTACAGGCGGTTCTGTTAAATAA
- a CDS encoding IS3 family transposase (programmed frameshift) — protein sequence MKLSYEDKIEIYRLRQSGWTWPKISQTFNMSKYNLQYMVRLIDIHGLESVCKRKNRYYSPELKQEIINEVLMKGRSQLEVSLDYGLPNKGMLPNWIAQYKKNGYTILEKSRGRPVKIGRKPKRKLEEMTELERLQYDNEYLRAENAVPKKVERTPIEGRSKAQRATEIIQGLINVFDLRILLNILKLSRSTYYYQVKRLTQGDNNKELKEAIQDIYSENKGRYGYRRIHLELKNRGYKVNHKKVQRLMTELGLKARIRAKRRYNSYKGEVGKKADNLIKRQFKATQPLKKCYTDVTEFSIPASDQKLYLSPVLDGFNSEIIAYHLSTSPNLQQLKTMLSEAFPEQTYQGTILHSDQGWQYQHTYYHHFLEEHGMRPSMSRKGNSLDNGMMESFFGTLKTEMFYGFEKEFTSLETLKTAISEYINYYNTKRIKLTLKGLSPVQYRTQSLT from the exons ATGAAATTAAGTTATGAAGATAAAATTGAAATCTATCGCTTACGACAATCTGGTTGGACATGGCCTAAAATCAGTCAAACATTTAATATGAGTAAGTATAACCTTCAATACATGGTCCGCCTTATTGATATACACGGATTGGAAAGTGTTTGTAAAAGGAAAAATAGGTATTATTCTCCTGAACTAAAGCAGGAAATCATAAACGAAGTTCTGATGAAAGGTAGGTCTCAGCTAGAGGTTTCTCTAGATTATGGATTACCAAACAAGGGAATGCTTCCTAATTGGATAGCGCAATACAAGAAAAACGGGTATACTATTCTTGAGAAATCAAGAGGGAGACCTGTAAAGATAGGACGCAAACCAAAGAGAAAACTTGAAGAAATGACTGAATTAGAGCGTCTTCAATATGATAATGAGTACCTTAGAGCGGAGAATGCCGTAC CTAAAAAAGTTGAGAGAACTCCGATTGAGGGTCGAAGCAAGGCTCAAAGAGCAACAGAAATCATTCAAGGACTAATCAATGTATTTGATTTAAGAATCCTACTTAATATTTTGAAGCTGTCTCGATCAACCTACTATTATCAGGTTAAACGTCTAACTCAGGGAGATAACAACAAAGAATTAAAAGAAGCTATTCAAGATATTTATTCTGAGAACAAAGGGAGATATGGTTACCGTAGAATTCACCTCGAACTTAAAAATCGAGGCTATAAAGTTAATCATAAGAAAGTTCAACGTTTGATGACAGAACTTGGTTTGAAAGCTAGAATCCGTGCGAAACGTCGCTATAACTCTTATAAAGGTGAGGTTGGCAAGAAAGCTGATAATCTCATTAAGCGTCAATTTAAAGCTACCCAACCACTTAAGAAGTGTTATACCGATGTCACAGAGTTTTCAATTCCTGCTAGTGATCAAAAATTGTATCTATCACCAGTTCTTGATGGCTTTAACAGTGAGATTATTGCATATCATTTATCTACCTCGCCAAACTTACAACAACTTAAAACGATGCTTTCCGAGGCTTTTCCTGAACAAACTTACCAGGGCACTATTTTACATAGTGACCAAGGATGGCAATATCAACACACTTACTACCATCATTTTCTTGAGGAGCATGGAATGAGACCGTCCATGTCGCGTAAAGGAAATAGCTTAGATAACGGCATGATGGAATCTTTTTTTGGAACATTGAAGACAGAAATGTTTTATGGGTTTGAGAAGGAATTTACTTCCCTCGAAACATTAAAAACAGCTATTTCAGAATATATCAACTACTACAACACTAAACGAATCAAACTTACATTAAAAGGACTAAGTCCTGTGCAATACAGAACTCAATCCTTAACTTAA
- a CDS encoding LacI family DNA-binding transcriptional regulator yields the protein MTSKVTIKDIAREAGVSVATVSYVLNQRNDQKISEETRNKVLHITNLLNYTPNQAARSLVARQSNSVVLYYKYTDSILTRAEQLHTISCLSRLLHEQDYQLVCLNEDSIGKFDWADLILTLDIENETFYKIGKLNFKPLIAIDSFVNDPLFFQINTNYANLKDQADQFFKDEPYTLLTLPINNQERYEAISTLFPSLHVVDDMRELPRFEKENLLLIDESLDQFFVNSSQKLYCPRFSPEKGQVILEAIEWAKQRQLNKNHNLLV from the coding sequence ATGACATCTAAAGTTACCATTAAAGATATTGCACGAGAAGCTGGTGTTTCTGTAGCCACTGTTTCTTACGTGTTAAATCAACGAAATGATCAGAAGATTAGCGAAGAAACTCGCAATAAAGTATTACACATCACTAACCTCCTGAACTATACCCCAAATCAAGCAGCCCGTTCTCTGGTGGCACGTCAATCCAACAGTGTTGTTCTTTATTACAAATACACTGACTCTATCCTGACCAGAGCAGAGCAACTACATACCATTAGCTGCTTATCACGATTGTTGCATGAACAGGACTATCAGCTCGTTTGCCTTAATGAAGATAGTATTGGAAAATTTGACTGGGCTGACCTTATTCTGACCTTAGATATTGAAAATGAGACCTTTTACAAAATCGGGAAACTTAATTTCAAGCCCTTAATTGCTATTGATAGCTTTGTTAATGACCCTCTCTTCTTCCAAATTAACACAAATTACGCAAACCTAAAAGACCAAGCAGATCAGTTTTTTAAGGATGAACCTTATACCCTGCTGACTCTCCCTATCAACAATCAAGAACGGTATGAGGCTATCTCCACCCTTTTTCCAAGCCTACATGTGGTTGACGACATGAGGGAGTTGCCCCGCTTTGAAAAGGAAAATCTTTTACTCATTGATGAGAGTTTGGATCAGTTCTTTGTGAACTCTTCGCAAAAACTCTACTGCCCACGTTTTTCCCCAGAAAAAGGGCAAGTTATCTTAGAGGCCATCGAGTGGGCCAAACAACGACAACTCAACAAAAATCATAACCTTCTCGTCTAA
- a CDS encoding sugar ABC transporter permease: MRKTYVSTSMKRKRFFTQLLTYLYLISLAIVILFPILVTVSSAFRPGNTTAFSFHFDGPWTLSNFKTLFQDTLYLRWYWNTLIVAFFTMLIQVTVITLTGYAYSRYNFFGRKKSLIFFLVVQMVPTMAALTAYFVMAWLFNALNQYWFLILIYVGGGIPMNAWLMKGYFDTVPYDLDESAKLDGSGHFRTFYQIVLPLVRPMIAVQSLWAFMGPFGDFMLAKFLLRAQENYTVAVGLQSFITNDARNPKVTLFAAGAILIAVPISVLFFFLQKNFVSGLTSGGTKG, from the coding sequence ATGAGAAAGACCTATGTTTCAACATCCATGAAACGCAAACGTTTCTTCACCCAATTATTGACCTATCTCTATCTAATCTCCTTAGCGATCGTGATTTTATTCCCGATACTAGTGACGGTCAGTTCAGCTTTTAGACCAGGAAATACCACAGCCTTTAGTTTTCATTTTGATGGGCCATGGACCTTGTCTAACTTTAAAACGCTCTTTCAAGATACCTTATACTTAAGATGGTATTGGAACACTTTAATCGTGGCATTCTTCACCATGCTCATACAAGTAACAGTCATCACTTTGACAGGTTATGCGTATAGCCGTTACAATTTCTTTGGACGCAAAAAAAGTTTAATCTTTTTCCTAGTCGTACAGATGGTTCCTACCATGGCGGCTTTAACAGCTTACTTTGTTATGGCTTGGCTCTTTAATGCCTTAAACCAATACTGGTTCTTGATTTTGATTTACGTCGGTGGTGGTATTCCAATGAATGCCTGGTTGATGAAGGGTTATTTTGACACGGTACCTTATGACTTGGACGAATCTGCTAAGTTAGATGGTTCTGGACACTTTAGGACCTTCTACCAAATTGTCCTTCCACTTGTGCGACCAATGATTGCAGTACAATCCTTATGGGCTTTTATGGGTCCTTTTGGAGACTTCATGTTGGCTAAATTCCTTTTACGGGCGCAAGAAAATTATACGGTAGCAGTTGGTCTTCAATCGTTTATTACGAATGATGCTAGAAATCCTAAGGTAACCTTATTTGCTGCGGGAGCTATTCTGATTGCAGTGCCTATTTCAGTTCTCTTTTTCTTCCTACAGAAAAATTTCGTTTCAGGTTTAACAAGTGGTGGTACCAAAGGGTAA
- a CDS encoding DUF1189 domain-containing protein, which translates to MPDKKQFPISYISHCLSPRAMFASRAQFTWWQNLLIIVFLNALIMIPVTLHYANMTTYPLERIVTKSLSPITDKTYHALTQGKLEENTFQGQSLIRRDGEVVLAVLPTKVDLEKLASESTRQIIVTKKEWRFVTPDGKELRAHVRGEQQSLADLTTVQAVKDFVNQQWYDSNKASVLGFILLTFVLMVYVGSLIVIGLGTFFLTLTKRSRLFMIRNFSEGLGLMVNCLAWPSLLAIALSFFIQDPLLIMNCQVFGTLLMLTWVFYKTQFRDSLPS; encoded by the coding sequence ATGCCAGATAAAAAACAATTTCCTATTTCTTACATATCACATTGCCTTTCTCCTAGGGCAATGTTTGCCAGCCGAGCTCAGTTTACTTGGTGGCAAAACCTTCTTATTATTGTTTTTTTGAACGCCTTAATAATGATTCCAGTTACGTTACACTATGCTAACATGACAACATATCCCTTGGAACGGATTGTAACTAAGAGTTTGTCGCCTATCACAGACAAAACCTATCACGCATTGACCCAAGGAAAGCTTGAGGAAAATACCTTTCAGGGTCAATCTTTGATTCGACGAGATGGTGAAGTGGTTTTGGCTGTCTTACCGACAAAGGTCGATTTAGAGAAATTGGCATCAGAATCAACCAGGCAAATTATTGTGACGAAAAAAGAATGGCGTTTTGTTACCCCTGACGGCAAGGAACTCCGTGCCCACGTTAGAGGCGAGCAGCAGTCGCTCGCTGACCTAACAACAGTTCAAGCAGTGAAGGACTTTGTCAATCAGCAATGGTATGACAGTAATAAAGCCAGTGTACTTGGTTTTATTCTGTTGACGTTTGTTCTCATGGTGTATGTAGGCAGCCTTATTGTGATTGGTCTAGGCACTTTCTTTTTGACCTTGACCAAACGATCACGGCTGTTTATGATTCGAAACTTTTCAGAAGGTCTTGGTTTGATGGTCAATTGTTTGGCCTGGCCAAGTCTACTGGCAATTGCTCTTAGTTTCTTTATTCAGGATCCCCTATTGATTATGAATTGCCAAGTATTTGGTACCTTATTAATGCTGACCTGGGTGTTCTACAAAACACAGTTTAGAGATTCGTTACCATCCTAA